Proteins from a genomic interval of Clostridium sp. M62/1:
- a CDS encoding LamB/YcsF family protein, with the protein MYFVDLNSDLGESFGNYTIGMDEEILKYVSSANVACGWHAGDAMVMEKTVALAKQFGTAVGAHPGFPDLMGFGRRNMAVTPEEAKAYVKYQLGALQAFAKGHGVKIQHVKPHGALYNMAAVDEKLARAMCEAVYEVDKDIIFMGLAGSRMITAAEEVGLRAASEVFADRAYNDDGTLVSRKLPGAVIKDKDLAIRRVVRMVKEGKVESISGKDIDIKADSICVHGDNPKALEFVKNIRETLEKEGVVISNLMR; encoded by the coding sequence ATGTATTTTGTAGATTTGAACAGTGATCTGGGAGAGAGCTTCGGCAACTACACGATCGGAATGGATGAGGAGATTTTAAAGTACGTTTCATCTGCCAATGTAGCCTGCGGATGGCATGCAGGAGATGCCATGGTGATGGAAAAGACTGTTGCCCTGGCAAAGCAGTTTGGCACAGCAGTGGGAGCCCATCCGGGATTTCCGGACCTGATGGGATTCGGCCGCAGGAACATGGCAGTGACTCCCGAGGAGGCCAAGGCCTATGTGAAATACCAGTTAGGCGCGCTGCAGGCATTTGCCAAGGGCCATGGGGTAAAGATTCAGCACGTGAAGCCTCACGGAGCCCTCTACAATATGGCCGCTGTGGACGAGAAGCTGGCCAGAGCCATGTGTGAGGCAGTTTACGAGGTGGACAAGGACATTATTTTCATGGGACTTGCAGGCTCCAGGATGATCACGGCAGCTGAGGAAGTAGGCCTCCGGGCAGCCAGCGAGGTGTTCGCAGACCGGGCTTACAATGATGACGGAACTCTGGTCTCCAGAAAGCTCCCAGGAGCTGTGATCAAGGATAAGGATCTGGCCATCAGGAGAGTAGTCCGCATGGTAAAGGAAGGAAAGGTCGAGAGCATCAGCGGAAAGGACATCGACATCAAGGCAGACTCCATCTGCGTGCACGGGGATAACCCGAAGGCTCTGGAATTCGTGAAGAATATCAGAGAAACCCTTGAGAAAGAGGGAGTTGTTATCTCCAATCTGATGAGATAG
- a CDS encoding NRAMP family divalent metal transporter yields MGDKKEKGNMTALIGAAFLMATSAIGPGFLTQTATFTGQYMSTFAMVIVCTILLDVTTQLNIWSIIGVSGMRGQDIANKVIPGLGYFIAFLVALGGFVFNIGNVGGGATGLNVMFGLPIPAGCIISGAIGILIFLSKDAKEGMDKLTKYLGSIMILVVLYVVIKSKPPVGEAVAGIASFDQAGDLVLPLITLLGGSCGGYIAFSGAHRLLDAGYKGEKDLPKVRQSVLMGVGVSGTMRILLFLAVLGVVTAMPEIVGSEGWIASPPAEAFRAGAGVIGYKIFGLVIFFAATTSIIGAAYTSVSFLKTLHPFIMENEKWFVIGFIAVSTVVMTLLGQPATLLVLAGAVNGLILPLTLITILAASRNKKIVGEHYKHPTILLVLGIVAVILTGIGAVRSLPSILTIFG; encoded by the coding sequence ATGGGAGACAAAAAAGAGAAGGGCAATATGACTGCCCTCATAGGAGCAGCATTTCTGATGGCCACTTCTGCCATCGGACCTGGCTTCCTGACGCAGACGGCCACCTTTACAGGACAGTATATGTCTACATTCGCCATGGTAATCGTGTGCACGATCCTTCTGGACGTGACGACACAGTTAAACATCTGGTCGATTATCGGCGTATCCGGCATGAGAGGGCAGGATATCGCAAACAAGGTGATCCCCGGACTCGGATATTTCATCGCATTTTTAGTGGCTCTGGGCGGCTTTGTGTTCAACATCGGAAACGTCGGCGGCGGAGCCACGGGACTGAATGTCATGTTCGGCCTTCCGATTCCGGCAGGCTGCATCATTTCAGGAGCCATCGGAATCCTGATCTTCTTATCCAAGGACGCGAAGGAAGGCATGGATAAGCTGACAAAGTATCTGGGAAGCATTATGATTCTTGTGGTTCTCTACGTGGTAATCAAGTCGAAGCCTCCGGTGGGAGAGGCTGTGGCAGGAATCGCCAGCTTTGACCAGGCGGGAGATCTGGTGCTTCCGCTAATCACCCTTCTGGGCGGCAGCTGCGGCGGCTATATCGCTTTCTCAGGAGCCCACAGGCTTCTCGATGCAGGATACAAGGGTGAGAAGGATCTTCCGAAGGTTCGCCAGTCTGTATTAATGGGCGTGGGCGTTTCAGGAACCATGAGAATCCTTTTGTTCCTGGCAGTTCTGGGTGTGGTGACAGCCATGCCTGAGATTGTAGGCTCAGAGGGATGGATTGCCAGCCCGCCGGCAGAGGCCTTCCGGGCAGGAGCAGGCGTGATCGGATATAAGATCTTCGGCCTTGTTATCTTCTTTGCCGCCACTACCTCCATTATCGGAGCAGCCTACACCTCTGTTTCCTTCTTAAAGACGCTGCATCCGTTTATTATGGAGAATGAGAAGTGGTTTGTCATTGGCTTTATCGCCGTATCAACCGTTGTTATGACGCTGCTCGGACAGCCTGCAACCCTTCTGGTACTGGCAGGCGCTGTCAACGGACTGATTCTTCCGCTGACGCTGATCACGATTCTGGCAGCCAGCAGGAATAAGAAGATTGTGGGAGAGCACTATAAGCATCCGACGATTCTCCTGGTTCTCGGCATAGTGGCTGTAATCTTAACGGGAATCGGAGCGGTGAGATCGCTTCCGAGCATTCTCACCATCTTCGGATAA
- the pxpB gene encoding 5-oxoprolinase subunit PxpB, giving the protein MGKIRYLAAGDSSVSVEFGNEISPEINRQIRAFKIAVEKSDIPGIVETVPTYRSLLVNYRPEVIRFQELTKEFEGLMGSLGSIVIPPPEVIEIPVLYGGEMGPDIENVAKHNHKTVDEVIKIHTSKEYLIYMLGFIAGFPYLGGMSKEIATPRLTSPRVKIEGGSVGIAGEQTGIYPVASPGGWQLIGRTPLKLYDADREEPILLSAGQYIKFRSVTEKEYREIEKQVADSTYQYVKYAKEV; this is encoded by the coding sequence ATGGGAAAAATCAGATATCTCGCCGCAGGCGACAGCTCTGTGAGCGTTGAGTTTGGAAATGAGATAAGCCCTGAGATCAACAGACAGATCAGGGCCTTTAAGATTGCGGTGGAAAAGAGCGATATTCCTGGAATCGTGGAAACCGTTCCCACCTACCGCTCTCTGCTGGTCAATTACAGGCCGGAGGTTATCCGCTTTCAGGAGCTGACGAAGGAGTTTGAGGGGCTTATGGGCTCCCTGGGAAGCATCGTGATTCCACCGCCTGAGGTAATCGAGATCCCTGTCCTCTACGGAGGAGAGATGGGGCCTGACATCGAGAACGTGGCAAAGCACAACCACAAGACGGTGGACGAGGTGATAAAGATTCACACCTCGAAGGAATACCTGATCTACATGCTGGGCTTTATCGCCGGCTTCCCCTACCTGGGCGGAATGAGCAAGGAGATTGCGACGCCGCGTCTCACAAGCCCCAGGGTAAAGATCGAGGGCGGCTCTGTGGGAATTGCCGGAGAGCAGACGGGAATTTACCCGGTGGCCTCGCCGGGAGGCTGGCAGTTAATCGGGCGTACCCCTCTTAAGCTCTACGACGCCGACAGGGAGGAGCCGATCCTTCTCTCTGCAGGTCAGTATATCAAATTCCGCTCTGTCACAGAGAAGGAGTACAGAGAGATCGAGAAACAGGTAGCAGACAGCACGTACCAGTATGTGAAATACGCGAAGGAGGTGTAG
- a CDS encoding biotin-dependent carboxyltransferase family protein, with protein MGIKFANGGFITTIQDMGRTGYQEFGVPAAGVMDTLSFRKANILVGNDENEAVLEVTLMGPMFTFTSDNIIAVTGGDLGAKLNGKDIPMYQAVLAKKGDTMSFMGIKSGSRAYVAFAGGLDIPVVMGSKSTHLKSNLGGFEGRKLGPGDEIEFTAPKTTLPNMSRRVLSADDFSGTSCELRVILGPQDDCFTEKGIQTFLSSTYTLTNEADRMGLRFEGETIEHKNGGDIITDGISFGAVQVPSHGQPIVMMADHQTTGGYTKIAGVISVDLPKAAQLKPGCKVTFRAVTVEEAQDALVKELEELKAMREKLDFVPEKGSAKEREAVAMAVASAAASGNPYVAKKKYRVVVDGEEFIVELETEVPGLR; from the coding sequence ATGGGCATTAAATTTGCAAACGGAGGATTTATCACAACGATCCAGGACATGGGCCGCACCGGATACCAGGAATTCGGCGTTCCGGCAGCGGGAGTCATGGACACTCTGTCCTTCAGAAAGGCCAATATTCTGGTGGGAAATGATGAGAATGAGGCTGTCCTGGAGGTGACACTCATGGGGCCGATGTTTACCTTTACCTCTGATAATATCATCGCAGTGACCGGAGGCGATCTGGGGGCGAAGCTCAACGGAAAGGATATCCCCATGTATCAGGCAGTCCTTGCAAAAAAAGGCGATACCATGAGCTTTATGGGAATTAAGAGCGGAAGCCGCGCCTATGTGGCATTTGCCGGAGGGCTTGATATTCCGGTGGTGATGGGCAGCAAGTCCACCCACCTGAAATCAAACCTCGGCGGCTTCGAGGGAAGGAAGCTGGGACCTGGGGATGAGATTGAGTTCACTGCTCCAAAGACCACTCTTCCGAACATGAGCAGACGCGTTCTCTCTGCCGATGACTTCTCAGGGACCTCCTGCGAGCTGCGGGTGATCCTGGGACCTCAGGACGACTGCTTTACAGAAAAGGGAATTCAGACCTTTCTGAGCAGCACCTACACCCTCACCAACGAGGCAGACCGCATGGGACTGCGGTTTGAGGGCGAGACCATTGAGCACAAAAACGGCGGAGACATTATCACAGACGGCATCAGCTTCGGCGCCGTTCAGGTTCCGTCCCACGGACAGCCCATCGTGATGATGGCAGATCACCAGACAACCGGCGGCTACACGAAGATTGCCGGGGTGATTTCTGTGGATCTTCCGAAGGCAGCTCAGCTGAAGCCAGGCTGCAAGGTAACCTTCCGGGCCGTTACCGTGGAGGAAGCGCAGGATGCCCTCGTAAAGGAGTTAGAGGAATTAAAGGCAATGAGGGAAAAACTCGACTTTGTGCCTGAGAAGGGCAGCGCAAAGGAGAGGGAGGCCGTAGCCATGGCCGTGGCGTCAGCTGCAGCGTCCGGAAACCCCTATGTGGCAAAGAAAAAATACCGCGTAGTGGTGGACGGAGAAGAATTTATCGTAGAGCTGGAGACGGAGGTTCCGGGGCTCAGGTAG
- the rplM gene encoding 50S ribosomal protein L13, with protein MKSFMASPATIERKWYVVDATGYTLGRLSSEVAKILRGKNKPIYTPHIDCGDYVIVVNADKIKVTGKKLDQKIYYNHSDYVGGMRETTLKEMMAKKPEKVIELAVKGMLPKGPLGRSMIKKLHVYAGPEHEQAAQKPEVLEIKF; from the coding sequence ATGAAGAGTTTTATGGCTAGTCCAGCAACAATTGAGAGAAAATGGTATGTAGTTGACGCTACAGGTTATACATTAGGTCGTCTGTCATCTGAGGTAGCAAAGATTTTAAGAGGAAAGAACAAGCCGATCTACACACCACACATCGACTGCGGCGACTACGTAATCGTAGTAAACGCTGACAAGATCAAGGTTACAGGCAAGAAGCTTGACCAGAAGATCTACTACAATCACTCCGACTATGTAGGCGGAATGAGAGAGACAACCTTAAAAGAGATGATGGCTAAGAAGCCGGAGAAGGTTATCGAGTTAGCAGTTAAGGGAATGCTTCCAAAGGGACCTTTAGGAAGAAGCATGATTAAGAAACTTCACGTATATGCAGGTCCAGAGCATGAGCAGGCAGCTCAGAAGCCGGAAGTTTTAGAGATCAAATTTTAA
- the rpsI gene encoding 30S ribosomal protein S9, translating to MANAKFYGTGRRKKSIARVYIVPGTGKITINKRDIDEYFGLETLKVVVRQPLVATETVDKFDVLVNVHGGGFTGQAGAIRHGLSRALLQADAEYRPVLKKAGYLTRDPRMKERKKYGLKAARRAPQFSKR from the coding sequence ATGGCTAACGCAAAATTCTACGGAACAGGCAGAAGAAAAAAATCTATCGCCAGAGTATATATTGTACCAGGTACAGGTAAGATCACAATCAACAAGAGAGACATCGACGAGTATTTCGGCCTTGAGACATTAAAGGTTGTAGTTCGTCAGCCGCTTGTTGCTACAGAGACAGTTGACAAGTTCGATGTACTTGTAAACGTACACGGAGGCGGATTCACAGGACAGGCAGGCGCTATCCGTCACGGCCTTTCCAGAGCGCTTCTTCAGGCAGACGCTGAGTACAGACCAGTTCTCAAGAAGGCAGGATACTTAACACGTGATCCGAGAATGAAAGAGAGAAAGAAATACGGTCTCAAAGCAGCTCGTCGCGCTCCGCAGTTCAGCAAGCGATAA
- a CDS encoding ParA family protein: MNTQIIAIANQKGGVGKTTTCANLGIGLAQAGKKVLLIDGDPQGSLTISLGNPQPDKLPFTLSDAMGKILMDHPIRPGEGILHHAEGVDLMPADIQLSGMEVSLVNAMSRETILRQYLDTLKGQYSHILIDCQPSLGMLTVNALAAANRIIIPVQAEYLPAKGLEQLLSTVSKVKRQINPKLQIDGILLTMVDNRTNFAKEIAALLRDTYGSKIKVFGTEIPHSVRAKEISAEGKSIFAHDPGGKVAEGYRNLTKEVLKLEKQREKSRAGIGR; this comes from the coding sequence ATGAACACACAAATCATCGCCATCGCCAACCAGAAAGGCGGCGTTGGCAAAACAACAACCTGTGCGAACTTGGGAATAGGTCTGGCACAGGCCGGAAAGAAAGTGCTTCTGATCGACGGGGACCCACAAGGAAGCCTGACAATCAGCTTGGGAAATCCGCAACCGGACAAGCTGCCATTTACACTGTCGGATGCAATGGGCAAAATTCTGATGGATCATCCTATACGCCCCGGAGAAGGTATTCTGCATCATGCAGAAGGCGTTGACCTGATGCCTGCGGATATTCAGCTTTCCGGTATGGAGGTTTCTCTGGTAAACGCCATGAGCCGTGAAACAATTTTACGGCAATACCTGGACACACTGAAGGGACAATATTCCCATATCCTGATTGACTGTCAGCCCTCGTTGGGGATGCTTACGGTCAATGCGCTGGCGGCTGCGAACAGGATCATAATTCCCGTTCAGGCAGAGTATCTGCCCGCCAAAGGGCTGGAACAGCTTCTATCTACGGTCAGTAAGGTGAAACGGCAGATCAATCCAAAGCTCCAGATTGACGGTATCCTGCTGACGATGGTGGATAACCGCACCAACTTTGCCAAAGAGATTGCTGCTTTGCTGCGGGACACCTATGGAAGTAAAATCAAAGTCTTTGGAACGGAAATCCCCCATTCTGTCCGGGCAAAGGAAATTAGTGCAGAAGGAAAAAGTATTTTCGCCCATGACCCTGGCGGCAAGGTGGCAGAGGGGTATCGAAATCTGACGAAGGAGGTGTTGAAACTTGAAAAGCAGCGCGAAAAAAGTAGAGCTGGCATCGGTAGATGA
- a CDS encoding ParB/RepB/Spo0J family partition protein, producing the protein MKSSAKKVELASVDDLFSTEESRADAQREKIVEIPLSELHPFKGHPFKVKDDEAMMETADSIKQYGVLVPAIARPDPEGGYELVAGHRRHRASELAEKETMPVIVRDLDDDAATIIMVDSNLQRESLLPSERAFAYKMKLEAMKHQGERVDLTCAQVGHKSDGRKSRDILAEQVGQSKNQIQRFIRLTELISELLDMVDEKKIALNPAYELSFLKKEEQRDLLDAMDSEQATPSLSQAQRLKKYSQEGHLTLDMMRVIMGEEKKSDLDRVTFTSDTLRKYFPKSYTPQRMQETIIKLLEAWQKKRQRDQER; encoded by the coding sequence TTGAAAAGCAGCGCGAAAAAAGTAGAGCTGGCATCGGTAGATGATCTGTTTTCTACGGAGGAGAGCCGTGCCGATGCTCAGAGAGAAAAAATAGTAGAAATCCCGCTGTCGGAACTGCACCCGTTCAAAGGGCATCCATTCAAAGTCAAGGATGACGAAGCAATGATGGAAACCGCAGACAGTATCAAGCAGTATGGTGTGCTGGTTCCTGCGATTGCCCGTCCTGACCCGGAGGGTGGTTATGAACTGGTGGCCGGACACAGACGGCACAGGGCAAGTGAACTGGCAGAAAAAGAGACCATGCCGGTAATTGTCCGTGATCTGGATGATGATGCCGCCACGATCATTATGGTTGACAGCAATTTACAACGAGAAAGCCTGCTTCCCAGTGAAAGGGCCTTTGCTTATAAAATGAAGTTGGAGGCTATGAAGCACCAGGGAGAGCGAGTGGATTTAACTTGTGCCCAAGTTGGGCACAAGTCCGATGGTAGAAAATCCAGAGATATTTTAGCTGAACAGGTTGGACAGAGTAAAAATCAAATTCAGAGATTTATCCGTCTGACCGAGCTGATTTCCGAACTGCTGGACATGGTGGATGAAAAGAAAATTGCCTTAAATCCTGCTTATGAGCTGTCCTTCCTCAAAAAAGAGGAACAGAGGGATTTGCTGGATGCAATGGACAGCGAACAGGCTACCCCTTCTCTTTCTCAAGCCCAGCGGCTCAAAAAATACAGTCAGGAGGGGCATCTGACCCTCGATATGATGCGTGTCATCATGGGTGAGGAAAAGAAAAGCGATCTGGACCGAGTGACATTTACCTCTGACACCTTGCGGAAGTATTTTCCTAAAAGCTATACGCCCCAGCGGATGCAGGAAACCATCATCAAGCTGCTGGAGGCATGGCAGAAAAAGCGTCAGAGAGACCAGGAACGATGA
- a CDS encoding DUF5720 family protein, whose translation MKDISARELKGHNILAVERFKDSTRWMIEFVVLHPCSAYGSRGDEMRLFLAEDSYQNALQDHQRRKIKIKRYARVVEGHILDFKPGKKCTRKYRES comes from the coding sequence ATGAAAGATATTTCAGCAAGGGAGCTGAAAGGACATAACATTCTTGCTGTGGAACGCTTTAAGGACAGCACCCGATGGATGATTGAGTTTGTTGTTCTACATCCGTGCAGTGCTTACGGGAGCAGAGGTGATGAAATGCGTCTGTTTCTTGCAGAGGACAGCTATCAGAACGCTCTCCAAGATCATCAGCGCCGGAAAATCAAAATCAAGCGGTATGCCCGTGTTGTTGAGGGACACATTCTCGACTTTAAGCCGGGAAAGAAATGCACAAGAAAATATAGAGAAAGTTGA
- a CDS encoding DUF6017 domain-containing protein, with amino-acid sequence MAVFRIERTRDYTVMSNHHLRNANLSLKAKGLLSMMLSLPEDWNYTTRGLAKICKEGVDAIGAALRELEAAGYIVRHKLRDRQGRISDTEYVIYEQPQLRKPDTDSPDTENPYMDKPDTEKPAELNIEKSNTQKQNIYGSSTDSIPFRDCAADCLPERKGRDAMSLTEIESYRELIQENIGYEYLCQQYETYREDLDEIVELIVETVCAKRKTTRIAGSDFPHEIVRSRFLKLDNSHIEFVMDCLQKNTTEIRNMKQYLLTVLFNAPTTISNHYTSQVNHDLYGGW; translated from the coding sequence ATGGCCGTTTTTCGCATTGAACGGACCCGTGATTATACCGTGATGAGCAATCATCATTTACGAAATGCAAACCTGTCGTTAAAAGCCAAGGGGCTGCTTTCCATGATGCTGTCTTTGCCAGAGGACTGGAATTACACCACCCGTGGTCTTGCAAAGATCTGTAAGGAGGGCGTGGATGCCATAGGCGCTGCGTTGCGGGAATTGGAGGCCGCCGGTTATATTGTACGGCACAAGCTGCGTGACCGGCAGGGACGCATCAGCGATACAGAGTATGTCATATACGAGCAGCCACAGCTTAGAAAACCGGATACGGATTCACCAGATACGGAAAACCCGTATATGGATAAACCGGATACGGAAAAGCCCGCAGAATTAAATATAGAGAAATCAAATACTCAAAAACAAAATATTTATGGATCAAGTACCGATTCCATTCCCTTCCGGGATTGCGCGGCAGATTGTCTGCCGGAACGGAAAGGAAGGGATGCGATGTCACTCACAGAGATAGAGAGTTATCGGGAATTGATTCAGGAGAATATCGGGTATGAATACCTGTGTCAGCAGTATGAAACTTATCGGGAGGATTTGGATGAGATTGTGGAGCTAATCGTGGAAACGGTCTGTGCAAAGCGAAAGACCACCCGTATTGCAGGAAGTGATTTTCCGCATGAAATCGTTCGTTCCAGATTCTTGAAGCTGGATAACTCGCACATTGAGTTTGTCATGGACTGTTTACAGAAGAACACCACGGAAATTCGTAACATGAAGCAGTATCTTCTGACCGTTCTGTTCAATGCACCGACCACGATAAGCAATCATTACACCTCACAAGTAAATCACGATCTGTATGGCGGCTGGTAA
- a CDS encoding DUF5720 family protein: MSEGKTIGQLMEEMRAKAGAQNYHGHGYMDLQRFAEDTRHMIIFDVLTNDSPVGWKGERTRLFLSDTGYEKALDSQEKGQIKILSHAKVRQGNLHYDRSDQLR, from the coding sequence ATGTCTGAGGGAAAGACCATAGGGCAGCTGATGGAAGAAATGCGGGCAAAGGCAGGAGCGCAGAATTATCACGGTCATGGATATATGGATCTCCAGCGTTTTGCGGAGGACACCCGGCACATGATTATTTTTGATGTGCTGACGAACGATTCCCCTGTTGGCTGGAAAGGCGAACGAACCCGCCTGTTCCTGTCGGATACCGGTTATGAAAAAGCGCTGGATAGTCAGGAAAAGGGGCAGATTAAGATTTTGAGCCACGCAAAGGTACGTCAGGGCAATCTGCACTATGACCGTTCTGACCAGTTACGCTAA
- a CDS encoding PcfB family protein has protein sequence MQEEVENRTLTLVVSGTKFTGRMFKAAISKYMAHRKEKKLEKQRSRDALVVPHGKQTVKQLVGQNQGISNIEITDPSIKEFEKIARKYGVDYAVKKDRSSSPPKYLIFFKGRDADALTAAFTEYTNKKVKKATKTERPSVLAKLNQFKEMVKNAVVDRTKRKELER, from the coding sequence ATGCAGGAAGAAGTGGAAAACAGAACTTTGACGCTGGTTGTCAGTGGAACAAAGTTTACCGGCAGAATGTTTAAGGCTGCCATAAGCAAGTACATGGCACATCGAAAGGAAAAGAAGCTGGAAAAACAGAGAAGCCGTGATGCGCTGGTTGTTCCGCATGGAAAACAGACTGTGAAGCAGCTTGTCGGGCAGAATCAGGGAATATCCAACATTGAGATCACAGACCCCTCTATCAAGGAGTTTGAGAAAATCGCCCGGAAATATGGTGTGGATTATGCGGTGAAAAAGGACCGCAGCAGTTCTCCGCCAAAGTACCTGATTTTTTTCAAAGGCCGTGATGCAGATGCTCTGACAGCAGCTTTTACAGAGTACACCAACAAAAAGGTCAAAAAGGCAACGAAAACAGAGCGCCCGTCCGTACTGGCAAAACTTAACCAGTTCAAAGAGATGGTTAAAAATGCTGTGGTGGATCGCACCAAGCGAAAGGAGCTGGAACGATGA